AAGCTCGCCGTGATCGACGTCGAAACCACCGGGCTGGACCCTGCGCGGCATAAGATCATCGAACTGGCGATCGGCACGATCAGCATCGATATGGCGCAGGGCGACCTGGTCGATGTGTCGCCGCCGCGCTCCTGGCTGGAAGACCCGGCCGAGGACCTGTCGATCGAGATCGAACGGCTGACCCGCATAACCTCAGGGGCATGCTGATCGGGCAGTGGATCCGGGACGTGGAGGTGGAGCAGGTGCTCGATGGCGTTCACGCTGTAGTTGCCCACAACGTCCGGTTCGACAGGGCGTTCGTGACGAAGCGGCTGCCGGTGTTCGCCGACCTGCCCTGGGCCTGCTCCATGCGGGAGGTCGATTGGGCGGAGCATGGGCTCGGCGGGGGGCGCAGCGTCGCGGGGCTGCTGACGCAGGCCGGGTTCTTCCTGCCCGACGCGCATCGTGCAGCGGCCGACGTCTGGGCGACCACCTGCCTGCTGGCGATGACGGCGAGCGATGGTCGCGCCATCGCCGCGCATCTAGTTGAGACCGCGCAGCGTCCGACCCAACGCCTCTGGGCCAACCGGGCGCCGTTCGGATGCAAGGACGTGCTCAAGGCCGCAGGTTATAGCTGGTCACCTGAACGACGCGCATGGTGGATCGAACGTGAGGCCGAGACGGTAGATCACGAGGCCGTGTGGCTGAAAGAGCTAAGCAACGCCGTCCAACCCGACGTAGAGCGGATCGACTGGTACAATCGCCATTAAGCCCACGTCGCGGCGGAACCGATGTATGCGGAACCACGGCGCCAGCGCCTGGCCCTGAACTTTATCGTCGGTTCGAACCGGCGGTTATGATCTTACCCCGTCGTGGGCACGAAGGCGTCCTGCACCTGGCTCGGGCCGCCGTCCTGCGCGTTGCTTGGCAAGGCGGACCCGTTCGGCCGAAAGCTGGGTTAGGGTCTTTACCTTGGCCCAGAAGTGCACACCCTTTTTGCCGTGCTGGTTGACATCGCCGAACGCCGACCGCTTGCAGGCAACAAAAGGTATCATGAGGCGATCGGCACCGGGACCGGGATGCGCATACCGACCATGCCGATGTTCAGCCGCGGGGCGAACTCGTGGGCGGCGGGGCCGTTGCGGGTGAACATGACGACCTCGTTGCCATACTGGTGCCCGCTAGGCAGGCGAAGCGCAGTCTCGAAGTTGAGCGCGCGGAGGATCTGGAGGCCGAGGCCGAAGATCTCCTCCTGAGAAGACTTCATTCGCGGCTCATCCGGTCGAACAGCGACGGGCCGATAAGAAGCATTATTCATGATTGTACGGAGCACGAAATTGTACGGAGCACGAACGCTCGAAGCTACGGCGGCGGCAAGGGCCGGTTCGCTCAGTCAATAGGTTTCCGGTCAAAAGCCGACGCGCCGCTGAGCCGTGGACGGCGGCCGAGCTCCGCTAGGGAGGTCGGCACCCCATGCACGTTCAGTGAGACAGGCAAATACGCCAGCTATTCGAGTGCCCATGTCTGTCCGCCGTGGGGCACCAGCATCTGAGCGGGTTACGGGTCAATCTGCCCGGCGAGATATCGGCGCGCGGATTGTCTGTCTGTTGATAGGATCGCCGCCATAGGGACGTGCTTCGGCCGGCGGTCCGGTGCATGACGATAAGCGCATCGCCGTCGCGTCACCCGGTCGGCGCGGTCACGGCCGCAAGTGCGGCAAGATAGGCGGCATAATCGGCTGGCGGCCCGGAGACGAAGGTGTGGGGCAGGGGGATCAGCGCCGTATTACAGACGAACATCGGCGCCGGCCCGGAACAATAATAGACCGCCGCGACATTCCCGCTGGCATCGCTGAACGCGAACGGCTGGTAATGGACGATCAGGTTTGTCGGGCTGTTCCACTGGATGGGAAGCTGGATGATCGACGTGCCGACGCTGCCTGCTTGCGGATCCTCGTTGGGCCAACCCTGCGATATGCCCGACGGCCACACGGGCTCGACCATATTGCCCCATGCGGCCATGTTGATCGGGTAGGGAAAGGGGGCGGAACTATACCATGAGGGACCGCTGGCATATTTGGGCGCGATGTCGCCCTGACCGGCCGGCACCTCGACGCACCAGAAGTCCGTGAAGTCGGTGGTAAGCGGCTGGGCGATGGTGTCGATCAGGTTCTGGACGTACGGATCGAGCGCTGCGGGGTCGCTGACGGTCGCATAGACCTGCCCCATCTTCTGCAACTGGGCATAAATGTTGGCGGCATGCGTGCCGAGCTGCGGTTCCTGCGAGGTCCCGGACCACGCCGAGATCAGGAACGCCAGTCCCTGCAGCTGGATCGCGATCATCGCCTTCATGTTCGGCATCACCGTCGCGCTCAGCGTTCCGTTCAGCACCTGCGGGAAGTCGGTGAGCACCCGCGCATAGCGCACATGCTTGACGCCGGAGTTCCAGGGGCGCGGGTCGGGCTGGGGCTGTTTCGCGGTCGCCCACTTGGTGATGGCGTTGTTGACCAGATCGGCCTGGTAGGCGATGATCCCCTTCATTTCCCCCGTGCCGAACAACTGGTCGTGGATGTTCAGCATCGCCGCAGAGACGTCGTCGACGCTCTGCGTATCTGTCAGCAGGTCGAATACGGTCTTGATCGCCTGTTGCTGCACGTTCTTGTCGGTTGAGGCCAGCCCGGCGATCGCATCGGCAAACGTCACGTAATTCTGGATCACCAGATTCTTCTGGACGACATAGGCCTGCATCGCGGCCTGCAATTCGGCATCCTGTAGATCGGCCGTCAGGGTCGTCAGCGCCGTTTTCACCTCGGCGATTCCCTGCTGGATGATCGACATGTCCTGATTGATCTGGCTGCTCAAATTGTCGAGCTGGGTGCTGATCGCGTTGAAATAGGCGGTATAGTCGGGCGTGCCTGAGCCCAGGCCGAGAAAGTCCAGGATAGGCCCCCCGATTGCCTCCCCGACAACGGTGTCGAACACCGCCGTGCCGACTTCCGACGCGAGCTTGGTGGCGATTCCGGCCTCTCCGGATGGTGCTGGCGCCGCGGTCATGATGGATCTCCTGGCATAATGTGCAGCGTTGCCGGCAAAAGCACGCCCCCGGCCGCCAGTGATGCGGATCGTCGTTTCCGCACGCAAGCAGTTTGATCGAGCCGGCATCCGATCAACCGCATCTGCCGATCAACCGCATCTGCACGCACTGCTGCAAGGGGCGTGGCGTTCGTGGCATGCGTGGCGGGGCCAATCCCCGGTTTGCCGGGCCGACAGGCGGAGCCTG
This portion of the Sphingomonas sp. FARSPH genome encodes:
- a CDS encoding exonuclease domain-containing protein, which translates into the protein MSFYELDPKRPGEPLACELERFADYRVLRRLPQPDELWCRSMPVPTNVMKLAVIDVETTGLDPARHKIIELAIGTISIDMAQGDLVDVSPPRSWLEDPAEDLSIEIERLTRITSGAC